The proteins below are encoded in one region of Lactuca sativa cultivar Salinas chromosome 3, Lsat_Salinas_v11, whole genome shotgun sequence:
- the LOC111877374 gene encoding uncharacterized protein LOC111877374 isoform X1 codes for MASAAVTRFFIILTLLPLITHSIPFVVFHGVSDSCTKKGVKHFTDLLSEWSNSTGYCIEIGNGVWDSWFMPFDEQTEIACEKVKNMSELKEGYNIVGLSQGNLIGRAVLEFCDGAPPVKNFISVAGPHAGEASMPFCGSGLMCVFFDSLMKLAIYSESLQNHLAPSNYIKIPTDLEAYKEGCTFLPKLNNEFEKNATYKERFSSLQNLVLIMGDKDSVLVPKETSWFGYFPDGALEPILPAQETRLYIEDWIGLRTLDEAGRVKFVNVTGGHLDITDDDMKKYMVPYLVDEEAEASQNPILIESKSDSDATSFLMRKLGGQQDLQLNINILHRL; via the exons ATGGCCTCTGCTGCAGTAACGAGATTCTTTATCATCTTGACTTTGCTTCCGCTAATCACGCATTCTATCCCTTTTGTTGTGTTTCATG GCGTTTCGGATAGTTGCACAAAGAAAGGAGTCAAACATTTCACTGATCTTTTAAGCGAGTGGTCTAATTCTACAGGATATTGCAT AGAAATTGGAAATGGAGTGTGGGATTCTTGGTTTATGCCCTTTGATGAACAG ACGGAGATTGCTTGTGAAAAG GTGAAGAATATGAGTGAACTCAAAGAAGGCTACAACATAGTTGGACTTTCCCAA GGTAACTTGATTGGGCGAGCAGTACTCGAGTTTTGTGATGGAGCACCTCCG GTGAAGAACTTCATATCGGTAGCGGGCCCTCATGCTGGGGAAGCTTCAATGCCATTTTGTGGT tctGGTTTGATGTGCGTGTTTTTCGACAGTTTGATGAAGTTAGCTATTTATAGCGAATCTCTCCAG AACCACTTGGCTCCCTCAAATTACATCAAGATCCCCACT GATCTTGAAGCATATAAAGAAGGGTGTACATTTCTACCAAAGCTGAATAACGAGTTTGAAAAAAATGCTACATACAAAGAAAGATTCAGCAGCTTGCAAAATTTGGTGCTTATAATG GGTGATAAAGATTCAGTTTTGGTACCCAAAGAAACCTCTTGGTTTGGGTACTTTCCTGATGGAGCTTTGGAACCAATACTTCCAGCACAAGAG aCGAGACTATATATTGAAGACTGGATTGGGTTGAGGACATTGGATGAGGCTGGGAGGGTCAAATTCGTAAATGTGACAGGAGGACATCTTGACATTACTGATGATGATATGAAGAAGTACATGGTCCCATATTTAGTAGATGAAGAAGCAGAAGCTTCTCAGAATCCGATTTTAATAGAATCAAAATCGGATTCTGATGCCACGAGTTTTCTGATGAGAAAACTCGGTGGACAACAAGACCTTCAATTAAACATTAACATTTTACATCGCTTGTAA
- the LOC111877374 gene encoding uncharacterized protein LOC111877374 isoform X2, which yields MASAAVTRFFIILTLLPLITHSIPFVVFHGVSDSCTKKGVKHFTDLLSEWSNSTGYCIEIGNGVWDSWFMPFDEQVKNMSELKEGYNIVGLSQGNLIGRAVLEFCDGAPPVKNFISVAGPHAGEASMPFCGSGLMCVFFDSLMKLAIYSESLQNHLAPSNYIKIPTDLEAYKEGCTFLPKLNNEFEKNATYKERFSSLQNLVLIMGDKDSVLVPKETSWFGYFPDGALEPILPAQETRLYIEDWIGLRTLDEAGRVKFVNVTGGHLDITDDDMKKYMVPYLVDEEAEASQNPILIESKSDSDATSFLMRKLGGQQDLQLNINILHRL from the exons ATGGCCTCTGCTGCAGTAACGAGATTCTTTATCATCTTGACTTTGCTTCCGCTAATCACGCATTCTATCCCTTTTGTTGTGTTTCATG GCGTTTCGGATAGTTGCACAAAGAAAGGAGTCAAACATTTCACTGATCTTTTAAGCGAGTGGTCTAATTCTACAGGATATTGCAT AGAAATTGGAAATGGAGTGTGGGATTCTTGGTTTATGCCCTTTGATGAACAG GTGAAGAATATGAGTGAACTCAAAGAAGGCTACAACATAGTTGGACTTTCCCAA GGTAACTTGATTGGGCGAGCAGTACTCGAGTTTTGTGATGGAGCACCTCCG GTGAAGAACTTCATATCGGTAGCGGGCCCTCATGCTGGGGAAGCTTCAATGCCATTTTGTGGT tctGGTTTGATGTGCGTGTTTTTCGACAGTTTGATGAAGTTAGCTATTTATAGCGAATCTCTCCAG AACCACTTGGCTCCCTCAAATTACATCAAGATCCCCACT GATCTTGAAGCATATAAAGAAGGGTGTACATTTCTACCAAAGCTGAATAACGAGTTTGAAAAAAATGCTACATACAAAGAAAGATTCAGCAGCTTGCAAAATTTGGTGCTTATAATG GGTGATAAAGATTCAGTTTTGGTACCCAAAGAAACCTCTTGGTTTGGGTACTTTCCTGATGGAGCTTTGGAACCAATACTTCCAGCACAAGAG aCGAGACTATATATTGAAGACTGGATTGGGTTGAGGACATTGGATGAGGCTGGGAGGGTCAAATTCGTAAATGTGACAGGAGGACATCTTGACATTACTGATGATGATATGAAGAAGTACATGGTCCCATATTTAGTAGATGAAGAAGCAGAAGCTTCTCAGAATCCGATTTTAATAGAATCAAAATCGGATTCTGATGCCACGAGTTTTCTGATGAGAAAACTCGGTGGACAACAAGACCTTCAATTAAACATTAACATTTTACATCGCTTGTAA